AGCCGACCTTGCAAGCTCGCGAAGACACTCTAAATAAAGTGGTTGAAGAAACGGGCGCTGTATTCATTCATCCGTATAATAATTATAAAGTAATATGCGGTCAAGGCACTGCCACATTGGAGATTTTGGAGGATATGGGCGATATTGACTGCATAATTGCTCCAGTCGGAGGCGGTGGTTTGCTTAGTGGGACTTCATTGGCTGCGAAATCTATCGCTCCGAACATTAAAGTGTATGCAGCCGAACCCGAAGGTGCCGATGATGCTTATCGTTCTTTCAAATCCGGTGCTATTGTGCCGTCTGTTAATCCGATTACTATCGCTGATGGATTATTGACTTCACTCGGCTACAAGACTTTTGCCATCATCAGCAAATACACCGATGATATTTTTCGCGTTTCGGAAATTGCAATTATCGAGGCGATGAAGCTGATTTGGCAGAGAATGAAAATCATTGTTGAACCATCTTCTGCCGTAACCTTGGCAGCTATTTTGTCTAATCCGGAATTTTTCAAAGGAAAGAAAGTTGTTTGTATTTTGTCCGGCGGCAATGTTGATTTGGCAAAATTACCATTTTGATTTTAGATTCATTTTTGAAATGCAACAAATTCACTCATAAAACCGTTTTATACTTTTTAGTCATTTTCGAGAAAATCATTGTACCTTAAAAATTATAATTTAGATGAATTAAAGTCATGGTGTGTGGAGCAGGGCGTCGAGCAATATCGTGCTGCCCAAATTTTGAATGCTGTTTATGGGAACAATCTCGATGATTTTTCGCAAATTGAAACCTTACCGAAAGCCTTTAGAGAGAAGTTGAGTGAGACTTTCGAGATGTTTTCCATCAAAATCACAAAGGTGAGAAAATCCGTTGACGGGTCTGTGAAATTCCTTTTTGAACTCAATGATGGCAAGCATATCGAAGCCGTTTATATGCCTTGGTATGACGACGATTTCGATACAATGGAGCGCATTACTCTTTGCATTTCGTCAATGGCAGGTTGCCCGGTGGAATGTGCCTTCTGTGCTACGGGTACGCTTGGTTTGCTACGCAATCTCACTTCTGCCGAAATAATTGACCAAATTTTATTAGTCCAAAAGGAACTCGGATGCGAAATCACAAATATCGTATTCATGGGAATGGGTGAGCCACTGCTGAATTACAAAAATGTTGTTCATTCTTTGGAA
This Candidatus Kapaibacterium sp. DNA region includes the following protein-coding sequences:
- a CDS encoding pyridoxal-phosphate dependent enzyme is translated as MKEQISELTLSDIIDAKKLIVGHVTRTSILNSSSINRITGAEVSFKCENFQKVGAFKFRGATNAVLSLSESDAAKGVATHSSGNHAQALALAAAGRNIPAYIVMPNNSPIVKSDAVREYGGKIIFCEPTLQAREDTLNKVVEETGAVFIHPYNNYKVICGQGTATLEILEDMGDIDCIIAPVGGGGLLSGTSLAAKSIAPNIKVYAAEPEGADDAYRSFKSGAIVPSVNPITIADGLLTSLGYKTFAIISKYTDDIFRVSEIAIIEAMKLIWQRMKIIVEPSSAVTLAAILSNPEFFKGKKVVCILSGGNVDLAKLPF
- the rlmN gene encoding 23S rRNA (adenine(2503)-C(2))-methyltransferase RlmN, whose amino-acid sequence is MYLKNYNLDELKSWCVEQGVEQYRAAQILNAVYGNNLDDFSQIETLPKAFREKLSETFEMFSIKITKVRKSVDGSVKFLFELNDGKHIEAVYMPWYDDDFDTMERITLCISSMAGCPVECAFCATGTLGLLRNLTSAEIIDQILLVQKELGCEITNIVFMGMGEPLLNYKNVVHSLEIMTAEWGLNLSRRKITLSTVGITNRIKQLHKEIRPVKLALSLHATTDETRGKIIPLAKNLKLSELLAAVEEYYRETKMPVTYEYIPFLGFNDTPADAKRLAKILKRVPSRVNIIPFNDISFAMPSGFGKELKPTPKNLILEFGDIIRQNGGRVTIRDTFGQDIEAACGQLALSE